One Ornithodoros turicata isolate Travis unplaced genomic scaffold, ASM3712646v1 ctg00000895.1, whole genome shotgun sequence genomic window, tccatattattcctcaggtcaataattatcctgccatcgtcaaaagacggcacagacatgtatgcttacgcaagacaatcggtcctcgttccggatgtaataggatatcgtcactcggccggcgcgaaccaataaagaaagaaaggaatgcatgttcgctacgaagaaaacggtgccgtgcttctacgcagcgatcattatacagacgcgtaaatgtgaacatcattcgctacacactgtagctctcatcatttttaaaccaaaccgtgttcataggtcttcactaaataggtgagccgataatgactccaaataaaataaaataaaataatcattccagcatcgctggctgcaagcttgggtacccaacagagcagcgcgctcctatcaacacgccttgggctgaccttacacacccgaagccttttctgaatgcattctgccggcgctggaataaaagatttatcgcgagggtactacgatgtcagctctgttgctgtttaagtgataaaacagtgcgcccgaaccgcgaagcgcgcgcgcgggcccggcctcgcggtttggactcgcgacgcgtgcgattccccgcggcgcgagcgcaacgcggacccgttctcgcggtttggacgcgcgcgattgcccgagtaagcgcactgttttatcacttaaacagcaacagagctgacatcgtagtaccctcgcgataaatcttttattccagcgccggcagaatgcattcagaaaaggcttcgggtgtgtaaggtcagcccaaggcgtgttgataggagcgcgctgctctgttgggtacccaagcttgcagccagcgatgctggaatgattattttattttattttatttggagtcattatcggctcacctatttagtgaagacctatgaacacggtttggtttaaaaatgatgagagctacagtgtgtagcgaatgatgttcacatttacgcgtctgtataatgatcgctgcgtagaagcacggcaccgttttcttcgtagcgaacatgcattcctttctttctttattggttcgcgccggccgagtgacgatatcctattacatccggaacgaggaccgattgtcttgcgtaagcatacatgtctgtgccgtcttttgacgatggcaggataattattgacctgaggaataatatggatttatgtggttgtgaaaatagactttgtgtttgtgagtgtgaaaatgttagtgtgtgtgtgtgtgtgtgtgtgcctgtgtgtgtgtgtgcgcgcgcgcacgcgctgggaccccacttgacaagtaagtgtttgccttttcgtgtggcacgagtgatacgtttatgtactattgcgtgaaatagtggtttaaaaaataagcgcagtcgcgtttgcattgctatctgtaggataggacgagcgtttttaatggaattgcctcgcgaacctggcgaagtctttgttttgggcagggtattttatgagtgcccgacgccggtcctgctgttgtttgtttgtttgttagtatgtatctgtcacgttcgtagcgctgttcaagcgctagccgcgtagcgatacgcggtgattctccgattattcctgagcggtaccacttaagccttttccctgctcacttaaggaaatttgtgtatccctgtactgtgacacaaatgcgtgtaatttttcgcggttcttttcttctgtcactgcttttactcagaatgtaggtgaggggggaaaaagtcagcatccaggtagagcaggagaaagccgctcggcagaggagagttcatgagaatggaatttgtttgttttttgttatatatcgttgagtgtcagtattcactagaggtgtgcgaatattcgaaatttcgaatattgttcgaatattgttgatattcgaaccctattcgcattcgaaaatttgataatcgagaaattcgaatattcgaaaatttcgaataatggtgcacaagcgccagcattcccgctaaaatgaacagaattccaggttttgggattaatcttgcgaaaattccacgtttggcacgtccttagcgcgatttccaattggaatcggacttcatgtgcatccagcaaaaccgcaagttggcttcacagcatgctttcgcgcattgcgtgcagccaactttaaggcgcaacgtctggtaggctacctatccgatttgatttttttatgtgtgctttcgttattttttaaaagataatacagactcgaagaagtgtttgtttgtttgttagtatgtgtctgtcaccttcgtagcgctgttcagactttattttctttgcaaaaattcagactttatggtaataagctgttcgagtagaagtgactttctgcgctcgcttaagatagattgtgtatccctgtcctgtgctttcttcacgcagggccaatgcaaatgagtatttagcattatgcaataattatctgatagcagaaaagggtgtctttgtcgcagtttattagcgtgtgcgtcgttcttttatttattttttttctcttatagctatggcgagcaaaagtgcgtgtaatatttcgctgctcttttcttattttctctactttttatgtagaagaaagcctcctgcgtaaaagctgaatagtgttctactagtggaagtggggttgtttgtttgattttgttgggtgttcgatatcttaacgaagtaagcagagcttaattttgcaggtttttaagcagaaatgctggtatctgagcacggagtacaaatttctatatttctctgctccctaagaaaatttgtacgtcgttttccaagcagaccgcgtttagtttacgcaaaatagaaaaatgaagttgtgtatgctctatgatgatccgccgcaggcttaggccttttccccgatgagcagtgttttgtatgcgatgtcgcatgtctggacttgttcagtgttgcaatttttacccttcgttaatatcttgttgttgtcgtcgtcttgtgttagacgttgagcttcgtagcgatgtgcggtaacgctacgattattcctgagcgctccgtgtgtttaatgcattgtcctctgtgcgtgcatgcgtgtgcttttttttctcctgatttgtgacgtcatcgtggcatgtctggacttgtttagcagtgttgcagttcttcccgctgctagtatcttgttgctgtcatgttgtgctagccgcgtggcgatgtgtggtgacctgaggtcttaagccttttccctgctcacctaaggaaatttgtgtatccctgtcctgtgctttctttacgcaagggtaatgcgactgtgtatgtggcattatgcaagaattatatGGTGGTAGAAATatgtgtctttttctcagtgtattggcgtgcgctacggtttcttgcagttacagctattggagcacacatgcgtgtaatttttcgcggttcttttctcctttcacggcttttactcagaatgtagatgaggggaaacagtcagcatccaggtagagcaggagaaagccgctcggcagaggagagagttcatgagaatggaatttgtttgttttttgttatatgttgagtgttagtattcgctttcctcgatatgttgaggaagtcagccgttataggtatttgtgcagaaatgctggtatctgagtgtgtggagtagaaattcctataaagcacctctccttgtgcattcctgagctgctgtgtgcgcgcgcgtgcttctttttcctggtttgcgacgtcatgatggcatgttggggcttgtttagcagtgttgcaattttacccgccgctattatcttgttgttgttatcttgtgttagccgcgtagcgatgtccagtgactctgctattattcctgaggtcttaagccttttccctgctcacctaaggaaatttgtgtatccctgtcctgtgctttctttgcgacaatgcgtctgtgtacgtggcactatcagataccagacatgagtgtctttttcttggtttattggcatatgcttcaggtttttttaagtcaagcacaagtgcgcgcaatttttcgctgctctcttcctcagatcaccgattttacgaagaagacagtcgcatggtacagctgagaagagggtttctctgattgtttgtttgattttgttgggtgttcgatatgttgaggaagtcagctgttaaaggtatccgtgaagaaatgcttgcatctgagcgcaggataggaattcctgaagcacggcaccctcagtgtaaattaattattttggatatgagtctgcttccctgcatgacaaggctgaaatgggaagagagaaaaatttggagcgcttcattagtagcgatccaagtaatagggcaattatagtttccatagaaagtagaattttaatgggctcctaaaattatagtttagttgtagtttttctaaactgcaatgcaataatcattaatatagtataggaatgctatcgtgttcccgtaaaggcgttctgtcttgtgctttggaatgcgcgaatagaactttgctcccaggctttcccgcctttatgctcgcaatgcgcgaatggaactttgcccacccggcttccgcgccttttttgctcgcaggtgtagcctcagacaacgaatgtatgagcatagaaagggtcacgtattacataagcctggaggtgatgttgagtggtctcacttattattttaaaagagcagtggcagtttactgtaattctaatgaccatgatgagcctttggggtgaaaatcgttaatatgcggggtgcttttttgttgaattttaatgagagaatcaatgtcattaagagtaggacaaaggaaataatcttgcgattctataaataataggagtctttgtcggtgtcttcttcagacaggatgtgatgacgtcacgcagtctgtagcaatgcattgaccgttactggaaaaaagtgtggcaatagaaaaatagtgtgtattgtcctgggcagatttatgatgagcactgtttttgaataagaggagtgcgtgtgcttagaaatagtttgatgctggtttccttctttgtttcttttcgctttttccccccttgtctgacaaacatgtgctgacatgcctgggcttgttctgacatgctttccttctacatgtagtttttttctttttgtacaaggcatattcttgacgatagtgctgccttgaatgggagtagagctattcttaataattttgcgattcatttagttcagagagtaaccgcgagggggacagatgtgtgactttatgtcttgctgaaccattttttttttcctgtacagtaagactttgggaatgaaatgctacaatctcctcttgtctatggtgctcttctgcaatagtttcctatgcaatcgttatagaagaataaaggaaataatcttgggatagtgattcaataaataataggtcccctgtctagagcgcacgcgtccttgagccacgcaggtgcatgatgacgtcataccgtggcttcactgcagattgaccaaaggagcattagtggaaaaaaacagggtagccctgagacaataggatgacgtcacgaccaatgagaaccgccagcagggggcgcaaggattcacttctctcttgaacactgacgggtctcgacacgcaaattctgcacctggcgttggccgtcagtggaagagcgtagcttcggtggggttctgtctgcctctgatggggtgcggatgtggttcgtcactggtgaatggtgttcgacgatgcaggtggattttgtgacgagcggatttacaatgagggaatgctgtgaacaggaaaaatgatggtgagtgcctttttcactctgttcaagtgtttgttttcctctgttgcccaggagtcgtacgatttgtcctgacatgtcctgacatgccccgatatgcatgctttcctttgttgacgcttagtatttttttctcttttgacaaggaacattgttgtcttgacaatagtgctgccctgagtgctgcgctcctggttacccgtactctgtgttgatttgttgagtgcctagtcctcttatttgtcgttgatggagttacgtgtttaggatattttgttcttttgcaagtctcatttagtaagactttggaattcctacgatcagctttcatgcatggtgctcttctgcaatagtttcctattcaatcgttatagaacaatagaggaaataatcttgggatagcgattcaataaataatagggttccctgtctagagcgcacgcaggtgcgtgatgacgtcataccgtggcttcactgcagattgaccaaaggagcattagtggaaaaaaaaaaacagggtagccccgagacaataggatgatgtctggaccaatgagaacggccagcagggggcgcaggaatgctcttctcacttagcctctcgcaggtggcggtaggagcgcgcagagggcgctacgagcgcgcgcatgcgtagcacccgtagagtggcgcttacgtcagtccacctctggctctcgttgggagaagacgtgcgctccccgcgctcgctcagtttctggctggttgtcacggagagcagtcgcatcggtctgcgctcctgctgtggtgaggtgatttgttgtgtaactaatgctttcgtcaactttgttcccgctttgtttgcgattttcgtgccagtgctggttgctgttgaccgggcatccccggcattttctatcatcttctgccttgggaacggcagtagtgctggcgtgattcttaataattttgttgtgagattagttgagaaagtaaccgctagggggtgcagctgcggggctttatacaggacaaaaaagcattacgagtcagtttctgcctgcctctcggatggagcagtcgcatcgttctgcgctcctgttctggtgggctcatttgttgtgtaactaattgttttttcttgttagctattgatggtttgcatactcttgctttcccagcctctgtattacgagtgtttttctccttgcatgtccagagctgtcctaacttgcccagacatgccatgatgacgtcacagctgacgtcacaggatgtccggaactggtgctgcgatgctttgcaacctgcctccgtgctccgtcacccagcgacagtcagcggccgttccggaccgctttctacaagatggcgtcgttgatcttccaCTAAAccccttctctccactctatctctatctatttttttattttttatcagctcaagtagccggaaactcacacagtggtctggacgtgtcttagatgatccccaattagtgtaatgactccctgaattatcctaattactgtggggggtcccaaattgctctaattgctaattaatggcgtccagacgaagatgtgagtttccggatacttgagctgatacattactactggCTTTCACCTTCATCCCTAAAAGGAGGAGACATGCACATATGAGGTGTTGTTTCTTTGCCCATGGCCACGGACTCACAGTTGATGTATATAGGGTCTTGAATGATGGGACCCTGGAGGGCTGCTGAGTTCATCACTGCCGAAGGCAGAGTTTGCAATGCAACTCTTTCCATTATCACAGCACTAAGAATATTCAACTCACTCTTCATCGTCAGAACTTTCCACCATGTCCGGCGTATGAAGTGTAGCATCATGTGGGTCGGGGATGCTGCATGTAAAAGATTAAATCATGCCTGTGAATGATGTTTAGGGTGATGTATGTGGGTTACACTAAGAAATTACAGTAAACTATCAGTAACTTCATCCCGCCCAGTATCCATTAGAGCTTGCTTGAGCTAAGCAGTAATTTGAGCCATTGAATGTATTTTACAACACAGTAAGTATACCAGGGAAACCACTGTGTGTTTGAGTGAAGCATAAATTTCAATTTATCCATTTTTAACTTAAAGGGAGTTCACTACATAAACGACTGAAAATTCTTTGTCTCATCTTCTACCTGAAGTAATGAAATGGCCTTCTGTAAGAGACCTAACGATTACGGACTGTGATCGCAAGGCAACATTTCATTTCTTCAGCAATAAATATAACGCAATGAATTTCCAGTTGCTACCATTACTATGTCTAAACCCTCTGTATGCAGGACGCTAAAGGTACCTACGGTACTAGAGGTGTCTGTAAAACCGCACATCAGAGTCACGTACCTTGTCGATCCAAACGTGGTATCGAGTTCTGGCACTACATCTGGCGCTGTACCTGATTCTGGAGTTGAGGCCCTTTGCACACCAGTATCGAAATATTGGTACGTAGACTGCGATGCAGTTTCGCTGCCTCTCATGTCCCCTGGGACACCTTCAGCCAGTGCCAAGGAAGTTTGTGGAGGAAGGCTAAGCTCAGTCTGCACAGTTGTGCTCGACGCAACAAACTCTGTCTGAGTGCCTGTGTACAAATACACGTTTCAACCTTTGCACAATAAGTGCTCTTTCTCAGTACCTAACGTACACAAAGGAACAGCTGTTTGTGTTCCCATGTGCCTCACATCCTTCTTTACGGCTTCCTCACGATCAACTGGAACTAAGGTATAGAGAAACCCGTACTGGCTGACTGTTTGGTACGGCGCCAGAGGTTCCAGTAGTAGTCCATCCAGTATAATGGCTGCAAGACATGGGCAACAGGGAGAAGATATGTATGCAGCTGTCAAAAATACAAATTTTTCTTTGTGTGATATTTTCCCTTTTTACTCTCCCACATgccgcaataaaaaaaataaagaaaaaggatTAAGCATGTTGTGTTTCTCTCTGGTGCAAAAACAGGAGAAAAGATGTGCACCAATCTCCTAGTGACATCCCCGTTACGGCACAGTGAACTGCAGTGATAGATGTTTACATACAGCCTTCTGGATAAtccccttgtgagatgcgccgtgaagtgggaagtgggtccccagcacgtgcttcagccatgacctccacatctgaaatatggccttcagtgttaacactcaaaagaatatgttgtgggcctagcgggtacaataacaaacataaaaatgactatgaaaataaatcttcccctttgcggtccctgttccactggcacagttattttcctgtccacattacgttataaacacTGCCAGCcacatcacacaagattcctttcacagaactcgacTATTTTCAGGGCCCGTACATaaccattattttgtgggacgtgcaaaaagaattacaattttttcgtggcttgagaaaacataccaaatccagttgatcccgttgacgtgcttgctgccgcctgaaatagagaagaaattagcaacaaggctgcagtagaatactgatgcaacgtGCTGTGtgtcggacgtagccaaacacagattgcggtGTTTTCACATCCCTcaatgctgccatcaggcttacactatgaactgtagaaacatccactagctgcaataccattagaataacgctgtcatgtgagagtgttacgttactcataGCTCTAAGAATACAGGCGACCATTAgcacagcagcagcaacacaccaaatttttttttcgagagtACGCGTAgtattgcgtcaggatgctgcaatcattgtaatagtttgtgtacattagtagccggtgtgactgtgacgttacaatcggcggcgaggccagcCGGTGTTCGCGATGAtctttactgtgacaactgatatttttcatcgcagcgtagctgtgaccacgcaggattgtcacttacctccgttactggttcctgcccttatTCCCGATCGAATATGGTAGGCAcagcgtcaatcttcagccgctttcGTTTCTGCTGtagcccgagccgaacttgcaatacatcgtCATCAAAacaggcgtcgtcggcgaaatggcaggaacagacgcgtgaaacattcagtCCTTCGGCCACACCACAGCaatggctggcgatcgctgcctcccacattcgtttcgtctcgccattgcgaggt contains:
- the LOC135375568 gene encoding uncharacterized protein LOC135375568, producing the protein MAEARAGDPLPTSRRISQGDYPEGSIILDGLLLEPLAPYQTVSQYGFLYTLVPVDREEAVKKDVRHMGTQTAVPLCTLGTQTEFVASSTTVQTELSLPPQTSLALAEGVPGDMRGSETASQSTYQYFDTGVQRASTPESGTAPDVVPELDTTFGSTSIPDPHDATLHTPDMVESSDDEDDELSSPPGSHHSRPYIHQLDEGESQ